In Candidatus Woesearchaeota archaeon, the sequence CTTTGTCAGCTTTAAGGTTAAAAAGTTTATACTTGCGCATGTTCCCAATAATCTGCTGCATTCTGTCAATTACATATTGATCAGACACATTTTGCCCTTTAATCTCTGCAATCGGCACATGTATAAGAAACGGACGGTAATAACGTTCAGCCAACTTAACAATAGCATGGCCAACTGGCAACATTGAAAAAAAGTTTTTATGTTCGCGCAGCTGCATTAAAGCTGATATGGTCTCAACATCCGGAGGCAGCACCTGCTGAAAAGCTATGTTGCATGCAGCATTGCCGGATACAACGTCAGAAAGTTTAGAAACGTGCTGATCTAAACAAATTAATGAAATCCCATATTCCCTAATCTCGCGAAACATCATTTCAGTTATGCTTTCAGATACAAAACTGGTTTTTTGTTTGAGAAAAATATTATGCGCTTCATCAACAAGAATTGCATGCGAAAAACCTTCATTTGAAGCAGCTATTGCCTTTTTCCATTTGTAAATATAAGTAAGCAAATAAGATGAAAAAAACTTTTTTTCTGCATTATTCAGGGTATCAAGCTCAAACAACACATTTTTATCAAGAAGTTCTGGTATAGTTATCAAGTCTTTGTCTTTATAATTAACTGCCTGACCAAACGCCCCAAATGTCAGGACATGCGCAATCCTTGCGGCGCTTGCGACCCATTCAGTTTCTCGTGAAGAACCTCCCTTTGAATTGGACAGCTCATCCAGCCTGTCCTTAATTTGGTTCCAGTTAGGATAATTTCCTGAGCCTTTATACACGCCAAACTCTCTGAACGCTTTATCTAAAACTTCAGATATTATTTTGTGAACGCCATAACTTGCCATAAATGATTCAGTAATCAGATCTGATAAAGTATTAATCCATTCCTTAGGATCAACGTCTTTTGGAGGTTCATTAATATTTACTTTAAATAAGTTTGAAACTTTATTATTGCCAACAGTAAACGTCAGGATAGAATCATCAACTAACATCAACGGACGAAAAGATTTTTTCCAGTCAAATACCAGGAATGGTTTCTCCTTAAGAATAAAATTACCCAATATCTGAAAAGCAAACATCGTTTTTCCAGAACCAGACATACCTGTAACACACATATGACGCGGCCAATCTTTTTCTCTCAACGAAAAAGTAAATAAATCCTTGTCAGCATAACTTACTTTACCAAGCGGATACTCTCCTTGCATGGAATCTTTTGGAGGGGGTTCAAGCAAAACCCTGTCTGACAATAATGATTCAAGATGCTTATGATAAAGGGCATTTAATCCTCTCTCAATCTCAAGCTTAGAATCCATGCTGTCTGCAAGCCGGTATTTTAAATAAATGGAATCAATCTTAGTCCCAAAGATTGGTTTCAACCTTCTGCATATTTCTTCAACGCTTACTTTATCTTGCGGCATTTTTAACTCCATCAATAAAATATCCTTAAAATCGAATAAAAGCTAAACACCTACAACGCAAATGTCGAAGTTTGAGATTTGGCTTTCTCTTAAGTTCGATTTTTAGGATGCAGAAAAAAGCAGTGCATTCATCTCATCCCTAAAATGAGAAGTTTTCTGCTTTTTTCTTCATAATAACTTTACCGGCCAATGCTGATTTTACACATTTAACTTCAAACAAAAGCCATGTTTTGATTCTCGCTATAAATAAAATATAAAGCCTGTGGCAAAGTTATTTTTGGGTAATACTTTAGCTTTCTGAAGCGACAAGCTAAAGTTAACGTCGGTTTGTGTGCTAATATGTACTTTAATGCAACCAGAGGTTGCTTGCTGATAAATATACTAACACTGCACGGAATGACGTTAACTTTTGTGTTAAAGCTTTATTTTACTAAAGTATTACATTTTTTGTTATAACATATTCTTCATTTATTTATTTATTTAATAACTCATCAAGCACGTCTGCTCTGGATTCCCTTTCACGATACTCTTTCTCGCGTTCTCTTAGCTCGCGTTTAAGCAATGCAATATCACGAAAATTATTCAATTTTTCCTGTGTTTTAAGTTCATCAAAATCAAACATTCTCTTTTTCAAGTTAAGAATTTCAAGTTTATCAGTTTCAGGATTCATCTGAAAGATTAAATTAGACATATCTGTCTTCATTTTTTCTAGATCATTAAACAGATCTGCGCTTAACTCTTCCCTTTCAGTCACCATCGCCTTGATATCATCAATCGCCTCCCTTAACGATGTAACTTTGATATCTTCCAACCCGGATAACATCCTTTCAGCATCAAATTCAGGACTAGGGTCAACTTGCTTATTATAATCAGGGTCATCTCTTCCAGAGCCAAATGTTCTGTTTTTGTTTATCATTTTTATACCTGCATAAAACCATTTTTATGCGAAATTATCTAAATTGATACTTCAAATCAATGGAAAACCTCGGAAAATTAGGAATTTCAACATTAAATATACCTTCTAATAGTATAACTAGTATATAAAGGTTACTAAATTAGTAGCGGAGAGGGCTGGAAAGTTAATAATTTTAAGGCAATAGATTTAAAATATTGATATTAGTCAATCATTAGTCAATCAAAATTGCCCAACACCAGTCAAAGACTGGCGGTATACTCGCCTGCTGTACTCGAGCGATTTAGGCCCTTATTTTTCCACTATAGCAAGTGTGCTAAATATTTGAACAATTAAAGTTATCAAAAACGCTAGGTATTAAGCACGCTTGCTTATTACGAAAAGCATTCAAATGCATGATTTAATGCTTTGAGTATAAAACCACCAGTTATACACTGTTGGAAAAATCAAATTTTAATCATAGCATATACACAAACGCATATACACAGCTTTTGTCAGTTTGATTGTGTATTCAAGATTATGATATAAACCGGATTTATGCTGATCCGATTGCAGTATCTATGCAAATACATGAAATCAAAAGTTTTAAATACAACTGACCTATTAAAAGTTCATATGATACAAATAAAAGTCAATTATCTTTACGAAGCATTATTGTTACTTTTGAAAAAAGAAATGCATCAAAGAGAATTAGCAAAGGAATTAAAGACCTCCTTGACAAGAGTACAGTCCATACTTGAAGAATTAAGAAAAATTAATGTTTTAGACTACAAGGTTACTGGAAAAAATCATGTTTATTTTATCAAAAAAAACTTAATGTCAAAATTCTTCATATTAAACGCTGAAAATTATAAACTCATAAAAATATTTCTAAAATATCCTGAGCTTGAACCTATTTTTCAAGACATTATTAAAAAAAGCAATTGCAGTTTAATTATTCTTTTTGGAAGCTATGCAAAAGGAAATCCAAAAAAAGACAGCGACATTGACATTTATATTGATACAAATAATCAAAAAGTCAGAGAAAAGATCCAAAAGACCTCTGATTTAATAAGTGTGAAGGTTGGAAAATTTAATGCAAATGATTTATTAATCAAAGAAATAATAAAAAATCATGCAATAATTAAAGGGGGAGAAGAGTATTATGAAAAAAACGGATTTTTTGAGTAAACTAAAACAAGAAGATAAATTAGAACTTATAGAATTCTCTGAAGAAATTTCAAAATCCTATTTGATAAAAAGCGATAAATGTATTCAAGTTGCAAAACTGGCATATAATGCCGGAATATATGAGAACGCAGTTTCAGAAGCTTATTATTCGATTTATAATACTGTCCAATCATTGTTTTTTAAATGCGGAATCAAATGTGAAAATCATTCAGGAGCAGTGCTTTTGATAAAGCAATTATTCAATTTAAAGAATCAATATTTAATATTTTCAGAATTTAAAAAAGACCGGATAGATAATCAGTATTATATTACA encodes:
- a CDS encoding nucleotidyltransferase domain-containing protein: MIQIKVNYLYEALLLLLKKEMHQRELAKELKTSLTRVQSILEELRKINVLDYKVTGKNHVYFIKKNLMSKFFILNAENYKLIKIFLKYPELEPIFQDIIKKSNCSLIILFGSYAKGNPKKDSDIDIYIDTNNQKVREKIQKTSDLISVKVGKFNANDLLIKEIIKNHAIIKGGEEYYEKNGFFE
- a CDS encoding ATP-binding protein; the protein is MPQDKVSVEEICRRLKPIFGTKIDSIYLKYRLADSMDSKLEIERGLNALYHKHLESLLSDRVLLEPPPKDSMQGEYPLGKVSYADKDLFTFSLREKDWPRHMCVTGMSGSGKTMFAFQILGNFILKEKPFLVFDWKKSFRPLMLVDDSILTFTVGNNKVSNLFKVNINEPPKDVDPKEWINTLSDLITESFMASYGVHKIISEVLDKAFREFGVYKGSGNYPNWNQIKDRLDELSNSKGGSSRETEWVASAARIAHVLTFGAFGQAVNYKDKDLITIPELLDKNVLFELDTLNNAEKKFFSSYLLTYIYKWKKAIAASNEGFSHAILVDEAHNIFLKQKTSFVSESITEMMFREIREYGISLICLDQHVSKLSDVVSGNAACNIAFQQVLPPDVETISALMQLREHKNFFSMLPVGHAIVKLAERYYRPFLIHVPIAEIKGQNVSDQYVIDRMQQIIGNMRKYKLFNLKADKEKQRADELEKQLHHNRVSTEEGDAEKIIQAKPKPLVNHLQVDLVTYIEQLFKEGMDKDEVKDYLKRMGYNATDIINAFRHIEVEGVELHSEENMFLTLVKQYPNIVTT
- a CDS encoding HEPN domain-containing protein; this encodes MKKTDFLSKLKQEDKLELIEFSEEISKSYLIKSDKCIQVAKLAYNAGIYENAVSEAYYSIYNTVQSLFFKCGIKCENHSGAVLLIKQLFNLKNQYLIFSEFKKDRIDNQYYITITDTEPINKEKCSERLKIAQRFNAGLRAYSGNLTIQEINNLRKKFEAI